Proteins encoded within one genomic window of Acidobacteriota bacterium:
- a CDS encoding alginate export family protein, producing the protein MKNLWQTMSGKFYLWLMVVLVVFSSGWAEMAQVQAQQGDPPPLIKKGSIEFTGSLRTRYENWGWFDVPSRDSQQDFVGTIFRFALKGKHSLNDTHSIEWAAEAAFPSLIGLPRNAIAPAPQGALGLGGTYAAGSGDERASIFLKQAYLRWGIKGQKFNTGIKIGRFEFSEGAELSATDPTIGALKRTRIQERLIGPFGFTHVGRSLDGGQLSFGTSTTNVTVLVARPTEGVFQLDGMRQIPGVSVVYASFNKALHAHKVSDKTQHQGEARVFGMYYRDTRSVLKTDNRSITAREADRQNDINVTTIGGHYVRDFKLGKGKADVLVWGAGQFGSWGNLDHRAGSIVAEAGYQPEMKWNPWIRAGYTHSTGDDDPTDNEHGTFFQVLPTPRIYARTPFFNMMNNQDIFAEVIVRPTKKLNLRSDFHSLALSSRKDLWYVGGGAFQKQTFGYVGRPSSNYRSLGALLDISVDYQVSSRLSLSFYYGQMFGGRVVSSIYPSGQNGHFGYAELSFRF; encoded by the coding sequence GAGCGGCAAGTTTTATCTCTGGTTGATGGTCGTTCTGGTAGTGTTTAGCAGTGGTTGGGCGGAAATGGCACAAGTTCAGGCTCAACAAGGTGATCCGCCACCCTTGATTAAAAAAGGCTCAATTGAATTCACCGGCAGTTTGCGGACACGGTATGAAAACTGGGGCTGGTTTGATGTTCCTAGTCGCGACAGTCAGCAGGATTTTGTGGGAACAATCTTTCGGTTTGCCCTCAAGGGAAAACATTCCCTCAATGATACCCATTCCATTGAATGGGCAGCCGAGGCAGCTTTTCCGTCATTGATTGGCTTGCCGCGCAATGCGATTGCGCCTGCCCCACAAGGCGCCCTTGGCCTCGGCGGGACATATGCTGCCGGGAGTGGGGACGAACGAGCCAGTATTTTCCTGAAGCAGGCGTACTTGCGGTGGGGCATCAAAGGCCAGAAGTTCAACACCGGCATTAAGATCGGACGTTTTGAATTTAGTGAAGGGGCGGAACTATCAGCGACCGATCCAACCATCGGAGCACTGAAAAGGACTCGCATTCAAGAGCGGTTGATTGGGCCCTTTGGATTTACCCACGTTGGTCGAAGCCTCGACGGTGGGCAGCTTTCCTTTGGCACTTCGACCACCAATGTCACGGTTCTGGTCGCTCGACCAACGGAAGGGGTGTTTCAGCTTGATGGAATGCGTCAGATTCCTGGCGTGAGTGTCGTGTATGCGTCGTTTAACAAAGCGCTCCATGCCCACAAAGTGAGCGACAAGACCCAGCATCAGGGCGAAGCGCGTGTGTTTGGCATGTATTATCGCGATACTCGATCCGTGCTCAAAACCGACAATCGTTCAATCACAGCCCGCGAAGCCGACCGCCAAAACGATATCAATGTGACAACCATTGGTGGGCACTACGTTCGTGACTTCAAGCTTGGCAAGGGAAAAGCTGATGTACTCGTGTGGGGCGCCGGGCAGTTTGGAAGCTGGGGAAACCTCGACCATCGGGCAGGTTCGATTGTGGCTGAAGCTGGCTATCAACCCGAAATGAAGTGGAATCCCTGGATTCGAGCCGGATATACCCACAGCACAGGTGACGATGACCCCACGGACAACGAACATGGGACGTTCTTTCAAGTGTTGCCAACCCCACGTATTTATGCCCGAACCCCATTCTTTAATATGATGAATAATCAGGACATTTTTGCCGAAGTGATTGTTCGTCCCACCAAGAAACTCAACCTTCGCTCAGATTTCCACAGTCTGGCGCTCAGTAGCCGCAAGGATCTGTGGTATGTCGGTGGTGGTGCTTTTCAAAAACAAACGTTTGGCTATGTCGGACGCCCATCGAGTAATTACCGAAGTCTGGGCGCATTGCTGGATATCAGCGTGGATTACCAGGTGTCGTCGCGACTCAGTCTTTC